A genomic region of Salinibacter pepae contains the following coding sequences:
- the ftsZ gene encoding cell division protein FtsZ, protein MDQDFSSKFSFDDAANEEAKICVVGVGGGGGNAINNMVQKGIHGSVEFIAVNTDSQALSENRAPQKIQAGQDLTSGLGAGARPSVGAEAIEESSEEIRQALDGYDMAFITAGMGGGTGTGGAPVVAAIARSLDILTVAIVTKPFDCEGSRRMNTAQEGIELLRENVDTLIVIPNERLLDIADPDTSLIEAFEKADEVLYNATRGISDLITVHGLINLDFADVQTTMKDGGTALMGSATATGENRSEKAAVQAISSPLLDGLSIAGATNVLVNITSGPSLGIREATQATSVIQKEAGEDVEVIFGTVIEEDIEDKLRVTVIATGFDRDEEPADAGDDGRRTVPLEDQSEDDDPADYKGETNLRQLDTPAYERRNAPLRSEPSEDEPTDETGEESGDDTPNIRRLEADDLNERTDRDERSRSDEETDDDTDTPAFLRKMMD, encoded by the coding sequence ATGGACCAAGACTTTAGCTCAAAATTTTCGTTCGACGATGCCGCAAACGAGGAGGCCAAGATCTGCGTCGTCGGGGTCGGCGGCGGGGGCGGCAACGCCATCAACAACATGGTGCAGAAAGGCATCCACGGCAGCGTGGAGTTTATTGCCGTCAACACCGACTCGCAGGCGCTTAGCGAGAACCGCGCACCCCAAAAAATTCAGGCGGGCCAGGACCTGACCAGTGGCCTGGGGGCCGGGGCGCGGCCCAGCGTCGGGGCCGAGGCCATCGAGGAGAGCAGCGAAGAAATCCGGCAGGCCCTCGACGGCTACGACATGGCCTTCATCACGGCCGGCATGGGCGGCGGGACCGGCACCGGCGGCGCGCCCGTGGTGGCGGCCATCGCCCGCAGCCTCGACATCCTGACCGTCGCCATCGTCACCAAGCCCTTCGACTGCGAAGGGTCGCGGCGCATGAACACGGCGCAGGAAGGCATTGAACTGCTGCGCGAAAATGTCGACACGCTCATCGTCATTCCCAACGAGCGGCTGCTCGACATTGCCGACCCGGACACGAGCCTCATCGAGGCGTTCGAAAAGGCCGACGAGGTGCTCTACAACGCCACCCGGGGGATCAGCGACCTGATCACGGTCCACGGCCTGATCAACCTCGACTTCGCCGACGTGCAGACAACGATGAAGGACGGCGGCACGGCCCTGATGGGCTCGGCCACGGCCACCGGCGAGAACCGCTCGGAGAAGGCCGCCGTGCAGGCCATCAGCAGCCCGCTGCTCGACGGCCTCTCCATCGCCGGCGCCACCAACGTGCTCGTCAACATCACCAGCGGCCCGTCCCTCGGCATCCGCGAGGCCACCCAGGCCACGAGCGTCATTCAGAAAGAGGCCGGCGAGGACGTGGAGGTCATCTTCGGAACCGTCATCGAGGAGGACATCGAGGACAAGCTCCGCGTGACCGTCATCGCCACCGGCTTCGACCGCGACGAGGAGCCGGCGGACGCGGGCGACGACGGGCGGCGCACGGTGCCGCTGGAAGACCAAAGCGAGGACGACGACCCAGCGGACTACAAGGGCGAAACCAACCTCCGGCAGCTCGACACGCCGGCCTACGAGCGCCGCAACGCGCCCCTTCGTTCCGAACCGTCGGAGGACGAGCCGACCGACGAGACCGGCGAGGAGAGCGGGGACGACACTCCCAACATCCGTCGCCTAGAGGCCGACGACCTGAACGAACGGACGGACCGCGACGAGCGCTCCCGCTCCGACGAGGAGACCGACGACGACACCGACACCCCGGCGTTCCTCCGCAAGATGATGGACTGA
- a CDS encoding S8 family peptidase yields MKPTALLSTLALAFLLIGCAGSRPPTTPTTSDSPAPSNSAAPDTTTQAADSPPPAPSRAPQDWYHLDRVPRSGPGLDTRAAYRDVLQGRPPQDTVQVAVIDSGLDTDHEDLAAKLWTNADEIPGNDVDDDGNGYVDDVHGWNFIGGPDGKNVEQDTYELTRIYVNLQERFAGVDSARVGPDARDRYRRYQDIKRTFRKKRREARKRLAKVGKAQKAVQASVDVLKSHLGTDSLTQSAVRSVTSSRRDVRRAQQTLQYFYDQDLSPSDLKDYKNQLERQVEYNYNPDFNPRPIVGDDYADKTERRYGNNDAEGPDPGHGTHVAGIIGATRDNSIGIDGVARGVRLMSVRAVPNGDERDKDVANAIRYAVDNGADVINMSFGKSYSPHKGVVDAAVQYADSMGVLMVHAAGNDGANVDSTDNFPSPYYADGGRAQRWIEVGASSWEGGETLAASFSNYGAERVDVFAPGHSIYSTVPDDAYERNDGTSMAAPMVSGLAALIMAHYPSLTATDVRTIILETATPYRNRTVARPGDGETVPFGTLSDTGAVVNAHAALRRAADRVAAQ; encoded by the coding sequence ATGAAGCCCACCGCGCTCCTCTCGACGCTTGCTCTCGCGTTCTTGCTGATTGGCTGCGCCGGGAGCCGCCCCCCCACCACGCCGACGACCTCCGATTCCCCTGCGCCATCCAACTCGGCGGCCCCGGACACGACCACCCAGGCAGCCGACTCCCCGCCGCCGGCCCCCTCTCGCGCCCCGCAGGATTGGTACCACCTCGACCGCGTTCCACGAAGCGGGCCCGGCCTCGACACACGGGCGGCCTACCGGGACGTGCTTCAGGGCCGGCCGCCCCAAGACACGGTCCAGGTCGCCGTTATCGACTCCGGCCTTGACACCGACCACGAGGACCTCGCGGCCAAGCTGTGGACCAACGCCGACGAAATCCCCGGCAACGACGTCGACGACGACGGCAACGGCTACGTCGACGACGTGCACGGGTGGAACTTCATCGGCGGCCCCGACGGCAAGAACGTAGAGCAGGACACGTACGAGCTCACCCGGATCTACGTGAACCTTCAGGAGCGCTTCGCCGGGGTCGACTCGGCACGCGTCGGCCCCGACGCTCGGGACCGGTACCGCCGGTATCAGGACATCAAGCGCACGTTTCGGAAGAAACGACGCGAGGCCCGCAAGCGGCTTGCAAAGGTCGGAAAGGCCCAGAAGGCCGTGCAGGCGTCCGTGGACGTGCTCAAGTCCCACCTCGGCACGGACAGCCTTACCCAGTCGGCCGTCCGATCGGTAACGAGCTCCCGCCGCGATGTGCGTCGGGCGCAGCAGACCCTGCAATACTTCTACGATCAGGACCTCTCCCCCTCCGACCTCAAGGACTACAAAAACCAGCTGGAGCGCCAGGTCGAATACAACTACAATCCCGACTTCAATCCGCGCCCCATCGTGGGCGACGACTACGCGGACAAGACCGAACGGCGGTACGGAAACAACGACGCGGAGGGCCCCGACCCCGGACACGGCACGCACGTGGCGGGCATCATCGGCGCCACCCGCGACAATTCAATCGGCATCGACGGCGTCGCCCGGGGCGTGCGCCTCATGTCCGTCCGTGCGGTGCCGAACGGGGACGAGCGCGACAAGGACGTCGCCAACGCGATCCGCTACGCGGTCGACAACGGGGCCGACGTGATCAACATGAGCTTCGGCAAGTCGTACTCCCCGCACAAAGGCGTGGTCGACGCCGCCGTGCAGTACGCCGACTCGATGGGCGTCCTCATGGTCCACGCCGCCGGCAACGACGGGGCGAACGTCGACTCGACCGACAACTTCCCGTCGCCCTACTACGCAGACGGCGGCCGGGCGCAGCGATGGATCGAAGTCGGGGCCTCCTCCTGGGAAGGGGGCGAAACGCTGGCCGCCTCGTTTAGCAACTACGGCGCGGAGCGGGTGGACGTCTTTGCCCCGGGCCACTCCATCTACTCGACCGTCCCCGACGACGCGTACGAGCGCAACGACGGGACGAGCATGGCGGCCCCCATGGTGAGCGGCCTCGCCGCCCTGATCATGGCCCACTACCCGTCCCTGACCGCCACGGACGTCCGCACCATCATCCTCGAGACGGCGACCCCCTACCGAAACCGGACGGTCGCTCGTCCCGGGGACGGCGAGACCGTTCCGTTCGGCACGCTCTCCGACACCGGTGCCGTCGTGAACGCCCACGCGGCCCTCCGCCGGGCCGCCGACCGGGTCGCCGCACAGTAG
- a CDS encoding glycosyltransferase yields the protein MEGSVTDRPILMHVLVVPSWYPTTEAPLNGIYFAEQARCLQSRGMNVGVVYPEHQSLRRCAATTLRRKHCQTEWTTDHGIPTLRRYGWNVWWRFPPGLRCRIRSAVRLARRYVERRGVPDVIHAHSARWAGAAAARMSDALGVPYVLTEHFSGFQRGSILPWRRPLVDRGLRHARGLAAVSTGLKEALTARDGIESQNVAIHPNPVRASFFTRPPEGRPSSPPFRFVTVAGLNPRKDIGGLLEAFAQAFGASNGASLTIVGEGPRRAALEARARRLGVADRVAFRGRQGRSGVRRALWDAHAFVLPSRHETFGVALVEAMATGLPVVATRSGGPEDIVTTETGRLVPPDAPAALAGALRSMRMRSGAHDAGRIRAHAVNHYGPAPFVRRTHAFYRRACAA from the coding sequence ATGGAGGGATCTGTAACGGACCGCCCAATCCTCATGCACGTCCTCGTGGTTCCGTCCTGGTACCCCACCACGGAGGCGCCCCTGAACGGGATTTACTTTGCGGAGCAGGCCCGTTGCCTGCAGTCTCGTGGAATGAACGTGGGGGTGGTCTACCCGGAGCACCAAAGCCTGCGTCGATGTGCGGCGACCACGCTCCGGCGCAAGCACTGCCAGACGGAATGGACGACGGACCACGGGATTCCGACCCTCCGCCGGTACGGGTGGAACGTATGGTGGCGTTTCCCGCCCGGCCTGCGGTGCCGGATCCGCAGCGCCGTGCGGCTCGCGCGCAGGTACGTGGAGCGGCGCGGGGTTCCGGACGTGATTCACGCCCACAGCGCCCGGTGGGCCGGTGCGGCTGCAGCCCGGATGAGCGATGCGCTCGGGGTGCCGTACGTGCTGACCGAGCACTTTAGCGGCTTCCAGCGGGGAAGCATTCTGCCGTGGCGTCGGCCGCTCGTGGACCGGGGACTCCGCCACGCGAGGGGCCTCGCGGCCGTCAGTACAGGCCTCAAAGAGGCCCTCACGGCCCGAGACGGCATCGAGTCTCAGAACGTGGCGATCCATCCGAATCCGGTCCGTGCCTCGTTCTTCACGCGGCCCCCCGAGGGGCGTCCGTCGAGCCCGCCGTTCCGATTCGTGACGGTCGCGGGGCTCAATCCGCGAAAAGACATAGGCGGACTGCTCGAGGCCTTCGCGCAGGCCTTCGGGGCCTCGAACGGAGCCTCCCTCACCATCGTGGGCGAGGGGCCGCGGCGGGCGGCGCTGGAGGCGCGGGCGCGCAGGCTCGGCGTTGCAGACCGCGTTGCTTTTCGGGGACGACAGGGCCGCTCGGGCGTGCGGAGGGCACTCTGGGACGCCCACGCCTTCGTGCTGCCAAGCCGGCACGAGACCTTCGGCGTGGCGCTCGTGGAGGCGATGGCGACGGGGCTGCCCGTTGTTGCGACCCGGTCTGGAGGGCCCGAAGACATCGTGACGACGGAAACGGGGCGCCTCGTTCCCCCTGACGCGCCGGCCGCCCTCGCCGGCGCCCTCCGCTCGATGCGGATGCGGTCGGGCGCACACGATGCCGGGCGCATCCGGGCACATGCGGTGAACCACTACGGGCCGGCGCCCTTCGTCCGGCGCACGCACGCATTCTACCGCCGCGCCTGTGCTGCCTAA